ATCGTCATCATCGAGCGCCGCTCCACGGCTGAAAACGGTGAATCCGTGGTGGTTCGCATCAATAACGAAGAAGTTACCATGAAAAAGTTCTACATCGAGAAAAACGGCATTCGCTTGCAACCGGCCAACTCGGAAATGGAACCGATTTACATCACCAATGAAAACATCGAAATTCTGGGCATTGTCACCGGTATTCTACGGCAGCCCGGATAACGCAGATAACGGCAAACGGAATGCACCCTAAAGACCCGAAACTCACGTTGCTTGTCACCGGCGGGACGCTGGATAAAGACTACCAAACCACCACCGGTGCTTTGGTCTTTTCCGAAACCCATTTGCCAGCCATGCTGCGCCAGGCCAACACCACTCTGGCGGTTGAGACTCGGGTATTGATGCTGAAAGACAGCCTGGAAATGACCGATTTGGATCGGGACGAAATCGCCCAGGCCTGCCAGGACGCCGACACCGAATCCATCGTCATTACCCATGGTACCGACACCATGGTCGACACCGCCTTGGCGCTATCCGAAAACGCCAACCTGTGTAATAAAACCATTGTGCTCACCGGCGCGATGCGACCTTTCCGACTGGGCGAATCCGACGCCTGTTTTAACCTCGGCGCCGCCCTCACGGCCGCCCAACTGGCTCAGAACGGTGTTTACATCGCCATGAACGGCGAACTGTTCGAAGCCTGTCGAGTGATGAAAAACCGACAAAAGGGTGTTTTCGAATTGACGGTCTAGTGGATGTAACGCAACACAACACCTTGGTTTGAAACACCCGCCCCGAAGCCTTCACTTCCATATTTTTTCGGTTTTTACACTTTGAGGATTTCTTATTTATGAACGTTTTATTGGCTTATCTGGCCGTGGTCGCCATTTGGGCAACCACGCCACTGGCAATTCAGTGGAGTGGCCAGGTTGACTGGTTTGTTGGGGTCGCCGGGCGGATTCTGATCAGCGCCACTTTGATTATTCCGATTTTGATTTGGTGGACCCGGCAGCCTTTTTCGTTGCAATGGCGGGACATCAAAATCTATTTATCCGCCAGCCTGGGCATGTTGGGCGGTATGACGCCCATGTATTACGCCGCTCAAACCATGCCCTCGGGCTGGATTTCGTTGATTTTCGGGCTGACGCCGATTGTCACCGGCGTGATGGCGTTTTTGATTTTAAAAAACCTACAGCTGACCTTCAGTAAATACCTCGGCATCGTCGTCAGCTTCAGCGGTTTGGCGGTGATTCTCGGCCCGAATCTGGATTGGACGCACGGCCAAAACCTACTGATTGGCATTGGTTTGGCGGTGATTGCCGTCACCTTTCACTCCCTGAGCACGGTTCTGGTCAAAAAGTACAACCATGGCTTGCCGAACACCCATATTGTGGCCGGGGCCGTCTGGATTACCAGTACGGTGTATCTACTCGCCCACCCGCAATTCTTGACTCAACTGCCAACCTTGCCGCCGAAAGCCCTGAACGCCATCGTGTATCTGGGCGTATTCGGCTCCTTAGTCGGGTTCATCCTCTATTATTACGTTCTGAAACGGTTGGATGCGATTCGGTTGGGGTTGATAACTTTGATTACGCCGGTCATGGCGTTATTGCTAGGGCATTTTCTGAATGACGAACCCTTGAACAGCCAAATCTGGCTGGGGGCAGGCCTGGTAATTTTAGGATTGATTTCGTTTGAGTTCGGACACCGCATCTCCAAAGAAAACTTCCGCTTGCTGACGTCTAGAATGCCTTAACGATTTAACTGCACAAAACGGGAAAGGAGCGATCTATTCCATTTATTAAAAGGGATTACCACTCCAATCCTTTCAAATACTGAAAAATCGCTCGATACGCTTTCGGCGGCTTGTTTTGCTCGGCTTCTTTTTGGGCATTGCGAATCCATTGGCGTAACTGACTGCGATCGGCATGAGTGTATTCCGCCATAAATTCATTCAGGGCGTCGTCCCCTTCTTCCACCAAGCGGTCGCGCCACTTTTCCAAACGATGAAAATGCGCCGTTTGCTGTTTGGCTTTTTGTTCGATTTCAAACAATCGTTGTTTGATGTGTACAATCAGCGGCTCGTTCTTACGCAATAATTTTCCGAGGAACAACTTCTGACGCTTTATCGCCGGGCCGTTTTTCATTTCTTTCAGTTGCATGATGGCTTTGATGACATCATCCGGCAATTCAAAGGATTTTAAGGCGGAATCGGACAGTTCGGTCAATTGCACGCCCAAATCGGTGACGGCCTGAGCGGCTTTCTTAATGTCCGTGCGGCTTTCGAACTCTTCCTGTTCCCAATCCGGGATTTCTTTTTTGGCTTTGGTTCGGTTGACATTACGTGGTCTGACCATAATCATTTCCCATATCAGATGTTAAACGCTTTTTTAAACGCGCGGCGGCATCATTGCCAGCCATTCGGACTCGTCCAGCACCGCCACGCCCAGCGATTCGGCTTTGGTCAATTTCGAGCCGGCCTTCTCGCCGGCCACGACATAATCAGTTTTGGCGGACACGCTGCCGGTGACTTTAGCACCCAGCGATTCCAGCCAGTCTTTGGCTTCCGGGCGGCTCATTTCGGTCAAAGTGCCGGTCAACACCACCACCTTTCCATCAAACGGCGAATCAACCGGTACGTCGGCGGCTTTCGGTGCCGGCCAATGCATGCCGGCATCCAGCAAACCTTGAATCACTTCTTCATTATGCGGTTCCTTGAAAAAGTTCACCAGGTGTTCGGCGACAACTTCACCGACGTCATCCACCTCAATAAATTCTTCAAGCGTGGCCTGCTGAATACTGGGCAAGTCTTTGAAATAATTCGCCAAATTCCGCGCCGTGACTTCACCGACTTCCGGAATCCCCAAGCTGTAAATGAACTTGGCCAAGGTGGTTTCGCGAGACGCTTGAATGCCGTCCACCACATTCTGTGCCGATTTTTCCGCCATGCGTTCCAACGTCGCCAATTGCTCGACCGTCAGATGATAAAAATCGTCCGGATGTTTGACCCAACCGATATCGACCAGCTGGTCAATCAGTTTATCACCCAAGCCCTGAATATCCATGGCTTTACGCGACACAAAATGATACAGCGAACGTTTGCGTTGTGCCGGGCAAACCAATCCACCCGTGCAACGGTAAACCGCTTTATCGATTTCCTTGACCACATCGGAACCGCATTCCGGACAATGGCTCGGCATTTCAAACAAACGGGTGTCGTCCGGACGTTGTGCCAACACCGGTCCCACCACTTCGGGAATCACATCACCGGCACGGCGCACGATGACGGTATCACCGATGCGGACATCCTTACGGCGAATTTCATCCATATTATGCAATGTGGCATTGGAAACGGTCACACCGCCGACGGAAACCGGTTCCAGACGCGCTACCGGCGTAATGGCGCCTGTACGCCCAACCTGCACTTCAATACCCAGGAGCTTGGTCCAGACTTCCTGCGCCGGGAATTTGCGCGCGATGGCCCAACGAGGCGCGCGAGCGGTGAACCCAAGGTGTGCTTGCAAGGCAATACGGTTGACTTTATAGACAATGCCATCGATTTCATAAGGCAATTCGTCGCGCAAGCCCAATATTTTTTCATAGTAACCCAACATTCCGTCCAGGTTGCGAACCACTTCGGAATTCGGGTTGGATGGCAAGCCCCACGCCACCAGTTGCTCAATCATGTCCGAATAACGTTCCGGTACCGGCCAGTCATCGCTGATTTCACCCCAGCCATAGAGGTAGAAACTCAACTGACGTTTGGCGACGATTTTGGCATCCAGTTGTCGTAAGGAGCCCGCGGCGGCGTTTCGAGGGTTGGCAAACACTTTGCCGTCAATGGATTGCTGATAGGCGTTCAGTTTCTCAAACGCCGGTTTGGACATGAACACTTCGCCGCGCACTTCCACCACTTCCGGCCAGGCTTGGCCGAAAAGTTTCAACGGAATGGCTTGAATGGTGCGCACATTATGGGTGACGTCCTCCCCGACCTGGCCGTCGCCACGGGTGGTGGCTTGCACCAGTTCACCGTTTTCATAACGAATATTGATGGCGAGACCGTCCATTTTCGGCTCGGCGGAAAAGTCGATTTCCGCCAGGCCTGGCTCTTTTTCCTGAATGCGTTTCAAAAACGCCGCCAGGTCTTCATCGTTAAAGGCATTGTCCAGGGAATACATGGCCAACGCGTGGCGGACGGTTTTGAATTCGGTGAGCGGCTGATCACCCACCCGCTGACTGGGCGACTCCTTGACCACCCAATCCGGATGTTCCGCTTCGAGCGTCAAGAGTTCTTGATACATCACATCGTATTGCGGGTCGCTGATCAACGGATCATCGAGAACGTAATACTGATAGCTATGCTTATTGAGGGTTTCAACCAGGTCGAGGTAGTGTTGGCGTTCGGACATAAAAGGGGTTCGGGCTTAGATGGCCGCCGATTCATAGGCCACCGCTGCATCGCGCATGGCTTGCAGGTCAGACTCTTTCAAAAGATGGCGCTCGCCGTCATACAGTCGGCCGTTCAGACGCTGGGAGATTTTGCGCGACATCATAATCATGTCATGCATGACCGCCGGTGCTTTAACGGTGGTCGGCAATTCCAGAATCAACACCACGCCGGCGGTTTTCAATTCGCTGTTGGTCGGTTGGTCCAACGGGAAAGTGCCCGGCTCCATCAAATTGGCGACACGAATGATTTCATTGCCCATCGAATCCTTCTTGACAAAAATGCCTTGCTCGGAAGGCACCAAGCCGACACCTTGCAAGGTTTGGTTGACTTTAGGCCATAGGAAATCATCGGTCCCCATCACGATGATGGCGAAAATTTGAGGGTCTTTCAGTTCGGTTTCCACTTCGGTCTCCGGCGTATTCACGCCGCCTTCCGGAATGCCAAAGCTCGGCTTGTAGTCATCGTCATCAGCGGATGCGCCGCCTTCTTCCACGCCGCCGACCGGATGAATGTCTTCCGCTTCCAAAACGATGTGGCGCGGTTTACGCTCTTCGGTTTCCGAAGGTGTTTCTTCTTCCTGCGTCGGCGCTTCCGTTTTGGGTTTTTCAAACTCTTGTCCAAACGACAAGCCCAACTGGGAGTCCGGAATCACTTCTTCTTCCTCGCCGTCCATATGCAGACGATGCTGAGTTTGTTGCGATAAGGGAATGTGCGCTTCGCCCAGTTCGTTCAAGGCCTTGTCGGCCGACGTGCGGGTGTTTTCAACAGGCGGTTCAGGCTGGGAGTCTGGTGCTGATTGATTGCGTTTTGCCTTGATTTTTTGAAGGATGTAAAGCCCGGCAATGACAATAATTGCAAATATCAGTAACACTTGTTGCAATTCGTTCATTCAGCACTTCCCTTAAATTTGTTTGAGTTGATAGAATATTGACCAATGAATGCGCAAAATTTTACTTTAATTTGGGTACAAAGAAAAGCGTATGCGCATGTTTTAATCCGTCATAAACGACGCCTTCCCCTTTAAATCAAGAAGATTGCATGTCACAAACAAAACCGGCTCCGACATTATCCTCCGAATTATTATTGGGCATCGACATTGGCACCTCCGGCATCCGGGGCGTCATTGTCGAAAAAGCGCCGAACACCAATCCTGCGCCAGCCCCGTTAGCATCGGCCTCGGTGTCAATGCCGTTCCCCCATCGTCAAGGCCCGAACAGTGAGCAAACAGCCGACCTCTGGGTTCAAACCTTAAACCAACTGTTTGACGCTCTATCCGAAACCGGTTATTTTCCCCATGTCACACGAATGGCACTGGATGCCACCTCCTCGACCGTCTTGCTTGGCAGCCGCCAACGACAGGCTTGGACACAAGCGCTGATGTACGATGATAAGCGCGCCACCGAGGCAGCCGAACGGATTCGTCAATTGGCGCCCAGCGACACAGCCGCTCACGGTGCCTCCAGCACACTGGCAAAAGTCATGTGGCTGGAAAAACATGCCTTAAACGGGCGTCAGCCGCATGAAGCCGTTATTTTTCATCAACTGGATTGGGTGAATGCCTATTTGACTGGTCGTTGTGGGATCACCGACGAAAACAACGCCTTGAAACTCGGTTATGACCCGATTCACCAGGCCTGGCCGAATTGGCTAAACGACCTGACCGGACTGCCTTTACCGGAGGTGGTTCCGCCCGGCACACCGATTGGAGGTATCTTGCCGGATGTGGCAAGTCGTTACGGTTTCAACCCGGAATTAACTGTTTACAGCGGCACGACGGACAGCATCGCCGCCTTTCTCGCGTCCGGAGCCAGTGAAATCGGCGATGCCGTGACCTCTCTCGGTTCCACCATCGCCTTGAAACTGCTGTCGGACAAACCGGTATTCGCACCCGAATACGGCATTTACAGCCACCGTTTATGGAATCAATGGCTGGTCGGCGGCGCCTCCAACGCCGGCGGGGCCGTCTTGTTAAAGCATTTTCCACTGGAAACACTGAAAACCCTGATTCCCCGTTTGCAAACCGACAAACCGACCGGGCTGGATTATTATCCGTTAGCGAGTCCTGGCGAACGTTTTCCCATCAACGACCCGACGCTCGCCCCTCAAATTGACCCACGACCGGATTCCGACGAACGGTTTTTACAAGGGTTATTGGAAGGATTGGTTGAAATTGAAGCTTTAGGCTATGCACGTTTACACGAATTGGGCGGACCGGAAGCGAAGCGCATCTTTACCACCGGCGGCGGAATCCAAAATGACGCATGGATGACATTGCGACAGCAACGTTTTGACGGGGAAATCATCCCCATGAAAAACGCCGATGCGGCCCTCGGCGTCACCCACCTATTGCAGGCGGACGACAACAAGCCGCACGGCGACTGAGTCTTGAAATCAAGACCGTAGAATCAATCAAGCGTTGGCGACTGCTTTCACCAAATCCAAATTCAAATGATTGTGGCCTTGGGCATTACCGGACAAAACCGTGAAAGCCTCTTCCGGTTCTCCCATGTGATCCAACACCAAATGCGCCGCCGAAAAATCATCGTCTTTGGTGTATTCGTTGATGGTGACGATGGTGCGGACATTTGCGGCCGAAGACGACAGAATGCCGTTAGACGAATCCTCAAAGGCAATCGCCTCTTCCGGTGTCAATGACATCTGCTCTAACGCCCAGTGGTAAATATCCGGCGCCGGTTTTTTGGCTGGCACTATGTCGCCGGCGGCAATGACTTCGAACCAGGATTCCGAATCGTCACCCAGGGTATTGGTCAACAGCGCCGTGACATTAGCCGGCGTGGTGGTGGTCACAACCGCCATGCGCATGCCCGCATCTCGAGCTTCCTGAATCAAACGTTCCACGCCGGTACGCAACGGAATCTTGCCTTCGGACAACAACTGGGTATAAAACTTGGTTTTCGCCGCATGCAGTCCCTTGACGAAATCGTCAAAATTTTCCGGCTTTTCGAATTCAGTATTGAATTTATCCAAGTAGTAACGAATACGCTCCTTACCACCGGTCACGGCCAACAAGTCGCCGTAAAGCGCTTCATCCCAATCCCAGTCCAGACCGGCTTCGTCGAAAGCCATATTGAAGGCCACTCGGTGCCCGTCGCGTTCGGTGTCCGCCAGGGTACCGTCCACATCGAACAGCAATGCTTGTAACTCTGCCATAATGTTTAATTTCCTTATTTTTTTAAGACTTTTATTTTTGAAAACTGCGCCTATTAAAGCGTATTTCGCGAAATATGCAACTCTCAAGACCTTCAAATACCGAAAAATTTTGTTGTCACCCTTTTTAAAACTTGGTATAAAACGCAGTTAGATTTTTTAAGTCTGGATCTTTTCACAAGTCAGGGACGAGAGATAAGGTCTTTCATAATAAAACGACAAAAAAGGGAAAGTGATGGAACTTTCACATGATTTTATCGAAAACTACCCTCTGTACGAGCCAAAACCCGGCGAAGAGTACATGAGTCCGGAAATGCTAGAGCATTTCAAAAACAAACTGTTGGCATGGAAAAAGCAGTTGATTTGGGAAGCCAGTAACACGGTAAACCATTTGAAATCCGATTCCTCCACTCCGGCCGATCCGAACGATCGTGCTTCGCAAGAAGAAGAATTCGCTTTGGAACTGAGAACCCGTGATCGTGAACGCAAACTGATTTCCAAAATCGATAAATCGCTGAGAGACATCGAAGACGGCGAATATGGATTCTGTCAAATGAGCGGTGAACCCATCGGCCTTGCGAGAATGGAAGCTCGACCAACCGCTACGCTGACCGTTGAAATGAAGACCAAACAGGAAATGCGCGAAAAACAAGGCATCGCCTAATTTCCATATGACTCAGATCGTTTAAAGCGCCACTCAGGCGCTTTTGACTGACTCGCTCCGCCGTCTCACGACGATGGACCAACCAACTCACGCCGCGGATTTTGTGAATTTACCCTTTTTCATCGATGAATTGTCCCGTGCCGATGTCTACCCGCATCCCACCGAAGTCATCACCACGATTGAAACCCATATTTCCGTTGTCTTCCTGACCGGCGATTACGCCTACAAACTCAAAAAGCCTGTGGATTTCGGTTTTTTGGACTTCTCACAACTGGCCGACCGTAAACGCTATTGCGAGTTGGAAATTCAGCTGAACCAACGCAGCGCGCCAGAACTGTATATCGACATCTGCCCGCTGTATTTCCACGACGGCCAAGTACAATTTGAACCGAACGGCGACCCGGTCGAATACCTCATCAAGATGAAACAGTTCGACCCCAATCGCGTGCTGGGCCGTTATCTCAAAGAGCACACGCTGGATGACCGACAAATCCAGGAGCTGTCGGAACGCATCGCTCAGTTTCACGCCTCTGCCGAAGCCACCATCGAACAGGATGATTTCGGTCACCCGGATAATCTCATCCACCCTATGCTGGAAAACTTTCCACCTTTGCTGAAAAGCTTTCCACACCCGGAACAACAATATCGTCTCAAGCAGTTGGCCGAATGGACGCACTTCACACAGAAAACGCTTTACGACGACTTATTGGCGCGTAAAGCCGATGGCTTCGTCCGTGCTTGCCACGGCGACATGCATCTCGATAACATCACCTTATTGAACGATGTTCCGACCTTGTTTGACGGCATTGAGTTCAACGAACAATTTCGTTGGATCGACGTGATGAACGACCTGGCCTTTTTGATGATCGACCTCGACAACCGGCAACAAGTG
The nucleotide sequence above comes from Hydrogenovibrio thermophilus. Encoded proteins:
- the yjgA gene encoding ribosome biogenesis factor YjgA is translated as MVRPRNVNRTKAKKEIPDWEQEEFESRTDIKKAAQAVTDLGVQLTELSDSALKSFELPDDVIKAIMQLKEMKNGPAIKRQKLFLGKLLRKNEPLIVHIKQRLFEIEQKAKQQTAHFHRLEKWRDRLVEEGDDALNEFMAEYTHADRSQLRQWIRNAQKEAEQNKPPKAYRAIFQYLKGLEW
- a CDS encoding DMT family transporter; amino-acid sequence: MNVLLAYLAVVAIWATTPLAIQWSGQVDWFVGVAGRILISATLIIPILIWWTRQPFSLQWRDIKIYLSASLGMLGGMTPMYYAAQTMPSGWISLIFGLTPIVTGVMAFLILKNLQLTFSKYLGIVVSFSGLAVILGPNLDWTHGQNLLIGIGLAVIAVTFHSLSTVLVKKYNHGLPNTHIVAGAVWITSTVYLLAHPQFLTQLPTLPPKALNAIVYLGVFGSLVGFILYYYVLKRLDAIRLGLITLITPVMALLLGHFLNDEPLNSQIWLGAGLVILGLISFEFGHRISKENFRLLTSRMP
- a CDS encoding cell division protein ZipA is translated as MNELQQVLLIFAIIVIAGLYILQKIKAKRNQSAPDSQPEPPVENTRTSADKALNELGEAHIPLSQQTQHRLHMDGEEEEVIPDSQLGLSFGQEFEKPKTEAPTQEEETPSETEERKPRHIVLEAEDIHPVGGVEEGGASADDDDYKPSFGIPEGGVNTPETEVETELKDPQIFAIIVMGTDDFLWPKVNQTLQGVGLVPSEQGIFVKKDSMGNEIIRVANLMEPGTFPLDQPTNSELKTAGVVLILELPTTVKAPAVMHDMIMMSRKISQRLNGRLYDGERHLLKESDLQAMRDAAVAYESAAI
- a CDS encoding asparaginase domain-containing protein; protein product: MHPKDPKLTLLVTGGTLDKDYQTTTGALVFSETHLPAMLRQANTTLAVETRVLMLKDSLEMTDLDRDEIAQACQDADTESIVITHGTDTMVDTALALSENANLCNKTIVLTGAMRPFRLGESDACFNLGAALTAAQLAQNGVYIAMNGELFEACRVMKNRQKGVFELTV
- the dksA gene encoding RNA polymerase-binding protein DksA — encoded protein: MELSHDFIENYPLYEPKPGEEYMSPEMLEHFKNKLLAWKKQLIWEASNTVNHLKSDSSTPADPNDRASQEEEFALELRTRDRERKLISKIDKSLRDIEDGEYGFCQMSGEPIGLARMEARPTATLTVEMKTKQEMREKQGIA
- a CDS encoding FGGY-family carbohydrate kinase encodes the protein MSQTKPAPTLSSELLLGIDIGTSGIRGVIVEKAPNTNPAPAPLASASVSMPFPHRQGPNSEQTADLWVQTLNQLFDALSETGYFPHVTRMALDATSSTVLLGSRQRQAWTQALMYDDKRATEAAERIRQLAPSDTAAHGASSTLAKVMWLEKHALNGRQPHEAVIFHQLDWVNAYLTGRCGITDENNALKLGYDPIHQAWPNWLNDLTGLPLPEVVPPGTPIGGILPDVASRYGFNPELTVYSGTTDSIAAFLASGASEIGDAVTSLGSTIALKLLSDKPVFAPEYGIYSHRLWNQWLVGGASNAGGAVLLKHFPLETLKTLIPRLQTDKPTGLDYYPLASPGERFPINDPTLAPQIDPRPDSDERFLQGLLEGLVEIEALGYARLHELGGPEAKRIFTTGGGIQNDAWMTLRQQRFDGEIIPMKNADAALGVTHLLQADDNKPHGD
- the ligA gene encoding NAD-dependent DNA ligase LigA, whose product is MSERQHYLDLVETLNKHSYQYYVLDDPLISDPQYDVMYQELLTLEAEHPDWVVKESPSQRVGDQPLTEFKTVRHALAMYSLDNAFNDEDLAAFLKRIQEKEPGLAEIDFSAEPKMDGLAINIRYENGELVQATTRGDGQVGEDVTHNVRTIQAIPLKLFGQAWPEVVEVRGEVFMSKPAFEKLNAYQQSIDGKVFANPRNAAAGSLRQLDAKIVAKRQLSFYLYGWGEISDDWPVPERYSDMIEQLVAWGLPSNPNSEVVRNLDGMLGYYEKILGLRDELPYEIDGIVYKVNRIALQAHLGFTARAPRWAIARKFPAQEVWTKLLGIEVQVGRTGAITPVARLEPVSVGGVTVSNATLHNMDEIRRKDVRIGDTVIVRRAGDVIPEVVGPVLAQRPDDTRLFEMPSHCPECGSDVVKEIDKAVYRCTGGLVCPAQRKRSLYHFVSRKAMDIQGLGDKLIDQLVDIGWVKHPDDFYHLTVEQLATLERMAEKSAQNVVDGIQASRETTLAKFIYSLGIPEVGEVTARNLANYFKDLPSIQQATLEEFIEVDDVGEVVAEHLVNFFKEPHNEEVIQGLLDAGMHWPAPKAADVPVDSPFDGKVVVLTGTLTEMSRPEAKDWLESLGAKVTGSVSAKTDYVVAGEKAGSKLTKAESLGVAVLDESEWLAMMPPRV
- a CDS encoding HAD family hydrolase: MAELQALLFDVDGTLADTERDGHRVAFNMAFDEAGLDWDWDEALYGDLLAVTGGKERIRYYLDKFNTEFEKPENFDDFVKGLHAAKTKFYTQLLSEGKIPLRTGVERLIQEARDAGMRMAVVTTTTPANVTALLTNTLGDDSESWFEVIAAGDIVPAKKPAPDIYHWALEQMSLTPEEAIAFEDSSNGILSSSAANVRTIVTINEYTKDDDFSAAHLVLDHMGEPEEAFTVLSGNAQGHNHLNLDLVKAVANA
- a CDS encoding bifunctional aminoglycoside phosphotransferase/ATP-binding protein, with amino-acid sequence MDQPTHAADFVNLPFFIDELSRADVYPHPTEVITTIETHISVVFLTGDYAYKLKKPVDFGFLDFSQLADRKRYCELEIQLNQRSAPELYIDICPLYFHDGQVQFEPNGDPVEYLIKMKQFDPNRVLGRYLKEHTLDDRQIQELSERIAQFHASAEATIEQDDFGHPDNLIHPMLENFPPLLKSFPHPEQQYRLKQLAEWTHFTQKTLYDDLLARKADGFVRACHGDMHLDNITLLNDVPTLFDGIEFNEQFRWIDVMNDLAFLMIDLDNRQQVVLKRKILSQYLSLTGDYNGLKFLRFYQIYRSMVRSKITALRYHQLPKGSFEAEQHFDLALQYLKQAEDDAYALPEPKLILMVGVSGSGKSHYAQALLNHLDAIVISSDIERKRLYGIDPTHRVPELEKTRLYAPEMSRQTYQRLHHLAKTLLAEGYSVIVDATFLKSEHRQPFLALAAQAKCRAHQLYITPNNHLEVVRRNLHERQTADTNPSDADVAVMHRQLESLEPPSETDITLTLTPGAEIDEEMLKNWLNPPL